In Tessaracoccus flavus, the following are encoded in one genomic region:
- a CDS encoding quaternary amine ABC transporter ATP-binding protein, which yields MSAIQASHVYKIFGRRPESGVTRLNEGATRDDLRKQGLTAAVIDASFEVEPGEIFVVMGLSGSGKSTLIRMVNGLLPMTAGEMIIHGNDLGKLSKPALRKVRRENISMVFQHFALLPHRTVGENVAYGLKIQGLNRIDREAKADEALKMADLDGWGGYKPGELSGGMQQRVGLARALASETDILLMDEAFSALDPLIRRGMQDQLIELQRKLDKTILFITHDLNEAMRLGDRIAMMRDGRIEQIGTAEDILNDPASNYVARFVADVDRTRVLTAGSIAEPPYAVLGSDQGPQAAHKLLREHQPSWLLVVGRDRTPKGFVWEEDVARAVRTGQRELPFSDVHEMHTVQEDTAINELFELSAQHRAPLVVLDGHERVVGVIPRVTLLAAAGQAATSDVEDDPVLNDQADLEGIGA from the coding sequence GTGAGCGCGATCCAGGCCTCTCACGTCTACAAGATCTTCGGCCGACGCCCCGAATCCGGCGTCACCAGACTCAACGAGGGCGCCACCCGCGACGACCTGCGCAAGCAGGGTCTCACCGCCGCCGTCATCGACGCGAGCTTCGAGGTGGAACCCGGCGAGATCTTCGTCGTCATGGGGCTGTCGGGCTCCGGCAAGTCAACCCTCATCCGCATGGTCAACGGGCTCCTTCCCATGACTGCGGGCGAGATGATCATCCACGGCAACGACCTGGGGAAGCTCAGCAAGCCGGCGCTCCGCAAGGTGCGCCGCGAGAACATCTCGATGGTCTTCCAGCACTTCGCGCTGCTCCCCCACCGCACAGTCGGTGAGAACGTCGCCTATGGCCTGAAGATCCAGGGCCTCAACCGGATCGACCGCGAGGCCAAGGCCGACGAGGCGCTCAAGATGGCGGACCTCGACGGCTGGGGCGGCTACAAGCCCGGGGAGCTCTCCGGCGGAATGCAGCAGCGCGTCGGCCTGGCCCGCGCTCTGGCGAGCGAGACCGACATCCTGCTCATGGACGAGGCCTTCTCGGCCCTCGATCCGCTGATCCGGCGCGGCATGCAGGACCAGCTCATCGAGCTGCAGCGCAAGCTGGACAAGACCATCTTGTTCATCACGCACGACCTCAACGAGGCCATGCGGCTCGGCGACCGCATCGCGATGATGCGCGACGGCCGGATCGAACAGATCGGCACCGCCGAGGACATCCTCAACGATCCCGCCTCCAACTACGTCGCGCGCTTCGTCGCCGACGTCGACCGGACGCGGGTCCTCACCGCCGGCAGCATCGCGGAGCCCCCGTACGCCGTCCTCGGCAGCGACCAGGGCCCGCAGGCCGCCCACAAGCTGCTTCGTGAGCATCAGCCATCCTGGCTGCTCGTCGTCGGCCGTGACCGCACGCCGAAGGGCTTCGTCTGGGAAGAGGACGTCGCTCGGGCTGTCCGCACGGGCCAGCGAGAGCTGCCGTTCTCCGACGTCCACGAGATGCACACCGTCCAAGAGGACACCGCCATCAACGAGCTTTTCGAGCTCTCCGCCCAGCACCGGGCCCCCCTGGTGGTCCTCGACGGGCATGAGCGCGTCGTCGGCGTCATCCCCCGCGTCACGCTGCTGGCCGCCGCGGGGCAGGCCGCGACCAGCGACGTCGAGGACGATCCCGTCCTCAACGACCAGGCTGACCTGGAAGGAATCGGCGCATGA
- a CDS encoding glycine betaine ABC transporter substrate-binding protein, which produces MFTTGIRKFGIAALGVAMTATMAACGTDDTTETGTTGTEDKGTITLGFIPSWTDGRSTAYLLENKLEEMGYEVEMEELSEPGPLYAGLAQGDIDMYPSAWPEVTHASFMEEYSDSIEDLGSYYDNAKLTWAVPEYSEITSIEDIPDYADALDSRIIGIEPGAGLTKASQEQVIPQYGLDDWELVTSSTTAMLAELSKAVDNEEEIVVTLWRPFWANSEFGMRDLEDPEGALGEAEGLHFLARSGFSEDHPEAAEWISELQLNDEQYGALEDTVVNQYEEGQEAEAIEAWLEGNADVLPAS; this is translated from the coding sequence ATGTTCACCACTGGAATTCGAAAGTTCGGCATCGCTGCTCTCGGCGTCGCCATGACCGCGACCATGGCCGCCTGCGGCACCGACGACACGACGGAGACCGGCACCACCGGCACCGAGGACAAGGGCACCATCACGCTCGGCTTCATCCCGTCCTGGACCGACGGCCGCTCGACCGCCTACCTGCTCGAGAACAAGCTCGAGGAGATGGGCTACGAAGTCGAGATGGAGGAGCTCAGCGAGCCCGGACCGCTCTACGCGGGCCTCGCTCAGGGCGACATCGACATGTACCCGTCCGCCTGGCCCGAGGTCACCCACGCCTCGTTCATGGAGGAGTACTCCGACAGCATCGAGGACCTCGGCTCCTACTACGACAACGCCAAGCTGACCTGGGCCGTACCCGAGTACAGCGAGATCACCTCGATCGAGGACATCCCGGACTACGCGGACGCCCTCGACAGCCGGATCATCGGTATCGAGCCCGGCGCCGGTCTCACCAAGGCCTCGCAGGAGCAGGTCATCCCCCAGTACGGGCTGGATGACTGGGAGCTCGTCACCTCGTCGACCACCGCCATGCTCGCTGAGCTGAGCAAGGCCGTCGACAACGAGGAAGAGATCGTCGTCACGCTGTGGCGTCCCTTCTGGGCCAACAGCGAGTTCGGGATGCGCGACCTCGAAGACCCCGAGGGCGCACTCGGCGAGGCCGAAGGCCTCCACTTCCTCGCCCGCTCCGGCTTCTCCGAGGATCACCCGGAGGCCGCTGAGTGGATCAGCGAGCTTCAGCTGAATGACGAACAGTACGGCGCCCTCGAGGACACCGTCGTCAACCAGTACGAAGAAGGCCAGGAGGCCGAGGCCATCGAGGCGTGGCTCGAAGGCAACGCGGACGTCCTTCCCGCGTCCTGA
- a CDS encoding glycine betaine ABC transporter substrate-binding protein — protein MTTNAVRRIGGALLAGTMALGLAACAETEAGDKEISIGYIPPWSDTRVAAALMTYKAEELGYEVEWEDVGEPPLLFAGVAEGDIDVYASAWAERNHAAFMNEFGDQLEDLGPYYEGAGNFLAVPEYSAITSIDEIPDHAEALDGRIIGIEAGAGLTKQVQEDVLPAYGLDQSMEFVTSSTTAMLAELKGAIDSQEEIVVTLWAPYWAATEFNVRPLEDPQGAFGETEGMHYVATVGFSEEHPEIAQWVSDFLVDEEEFASLENMILNEYEEGEELEAVEAWLEDHPDVFDE, from the coding sequence ATGACCACCAACGCAGTCCGCAGAATCGGCGGCGCTCTGTTGGCCGGAACGATGGCCCTCGGGTTGGCCGCCTGCGCGGAGACCGAGGCCGGAGACAAGGAGATCTCGATCGGCTACATCCCGCCGTGGTCGGATACGAGAGTGGCGGCCGCCCTCATGACCTACAAGGCCGAGGAACTCGGCTACGAGGTCGAGTGGGAGGACGTCGGTGAGCCCCCGCTGCTGTTCGCCGGCGTCGCCGAGGGTGATATCGACGTCTACGCCTCGGCATGGGCCGAGCGCAACCACGCCGCCTTCATGAACGAGTTCGGCGACCAGCTCGAGGACCTCGGCCCCTACTACGAGGGCGCCGGGAACTTCCTCGCGGTCCCCGAGTACAGCGCGATCACGTCCATCGACGAGATCCCCGACCACGCCGAGGCGCTCGACGGCCGCATCATCGGGATCGAGGCCGGAGCCGGTCTGACGAAGCAGGTCCAGGAGGATGTGCTGCCCGCGTACGGGCTGGATCAGTCCATGGAGTTCGTCACGTCGTCGACCACCGCGATGCTCGCCGAGCTGAAGGGCGCGATCGATTCCCAGGAAGAGATCGTGGTCACGCTCTGGGCGCCGTACTGGGCGGCCACCGAGTTCAACGTGCGGCCGCTCGAGGATCCTCAGGGCGCCTTCGGTGAGACCGAGGGAATGCACTACGTGGCGACGGTGGGCTTCTCCGAGGAGCACCCCGAGATCGCGCAGTGGGTGAGCGACTTCCTGGTGGACGAAGAGGAGTTCGCCTCGCTGGAGAACATGATCCTCAACGAGTACGAGGAGGGCGAGGAGCTCGAGGCCGTCGAGGCCTGGCTCGAGGATCACCCCGACGTCTTCGACGAGTAA
- a CDS encoding ferredoxin reductase has translation MTASGLVAQPKGTSSLAKRALTGLGKGARRVAEAIATPLVPEDFLDLIDPLRSGADLRGRIVSVTPEGPGATTIVIRPGRGWRTHTPGQYTRIGFDINGVRLWRAYSITSRLGGDTISVTVRAIPDGKVSNAVRSLGPGTVVHLDQATGDFVLPQPPPPAALFLTAGSGITPIIGILRNSPLPADVVVVHSAPTVRDAMFLAELRALEAAGRIRLVTRFTATDGILTPDQLDDVVADWRDRHTWACGPAALLDDAEAHWALNGLSRLLHTERFRPTIVAVGDGGEVTFTTSGVVVEADAATTLLDAGEEAGVLMPSGCRMGICFNCVLPLTDGSVRDLRSGEVTTAIDQDPVRIQTCISAAAGPCRITI, from the coding sequence ATGACCGCATCCGGGCTTGTCGCCCAGCCCAAGGGCACCAGCAGCCTCGCGAAGCGCGCGCTGACTGGCCTGGGCAAGGGCGCCCGCCGGGTGGCTGAGGCCATCGCAACTCCGCTGGTGCCGGAGGATTTCCTCGACCTCATCGACCCGCTCCGCTCCGGGGCGGACCTGCGCGGCCGCATCGTCTCCGTCACCCCTGAGGGCCCCGGCGCCACCACGATCGTCATTCGCCCGGGCCGCGGCTGGCGCACCCACACCCCGGGCCAGTACACCCGGATCGGCTTCGACATCAACGGAGTGCGGCTCTGGCGCGCCTACTCCATCACGAGCCGGCTCGGCGGAGACACGATCAGCGTCACCGTCCGCGCGATTCCAGACGGCAAGGTGAGCAATGCGGTGCGCTCGCTCGGCCCCGGCACCGTCGTCCACCTCGACCAGGCCACGGGCGACTTCGTCCTCCCGCAGCCGCCGCCCCCGGCAGCCCTGTTCCTCACGGCGGGCTCCGGCATCACGCCGATCATCGGCATCCTCCGCAACTCTCCGCTCCCGGCCGACGTCGTCGTCGTCCACTCGGCACCAACCGTTCGAGACGCCATGTTCCTGGCCGAACTGCGCGCCCTCGAGGCGGCCGGCCGCATCCGGCTCGTCACCCGCTTCACGGCGACCGACGGCATCCTCACGCCCGACCAACTCGACGACGTGGTCGCCGATTGGCGCGACCGACACACCTGGGCGTGCGGACCCGCCGCCCTGCTGGACGACGCGGAGGCCCACTGGGCCCTCAACGGCCTGAGCCGCCTCCTGCACACTGAACGGTTCCGCCCGACGATCGTTGCGGTGGGCGACGGAGGTGAGGTCACGTTCACGACGTCGGGGGTGGTCGTCGAGGCGGACGCCGCCACCACGCTGCTCGACGCCGGCGAGGAAGCCGGCGTGCTCATGCCGTCGGGCTGCCGAATGGGGATCTGCTTCAACTGCGTCCTGCCGCTGACCGACGGCAGCGTCCGCGACCTCCGCTCAGGAGAGGTCACCACAGCCATCGATCAAGACCCTGTCCGTATTCAGACCTGCATCTCGGCCGCCGCAGGCCCGTGCCGGATCACCATCTAG
- a CDS encoding ABC transporter permease, with translation MTLLDTGLVPRIPVGQWIDSGIDWITTNLDALLDVISDAGTSVTEGLAWLLLLPHPLIMVAIFGLLSWLVRSWKLAVGVAISFLLIISMNQWEQAMQTLALVLIATLTAVIIAVPLGIWAARSDTVSAILRPVLDLMQTMPAFVYLIPAVTFFSIGVVPGLFSTIIFALPPGVRLTELGIRQVDSETVEAGQSFGATDWEILTGIQLPLAVRSIMAGVNQVIMLALSMAVIAGMVGADGLGKEVVSALATINIAKGAEAGLAIVFLAIFLDRFTSALGAPADHSSSLLATWKKKRTAKSIHAATAA, from the coding sequence ATGACCCTCCTCGACACCGGCCTTGTGCCACGCATCCCCGTCGGCCAGTGGATCGACTCAGGCATCGACTGGATCACCACCAACCTCGACGCGCTCCTCGACGTCATCAGCGACGCCGGCACCTCGGTCACCGAGGGGCTGGCCTGGCTGCTCCTGCTGCCGCACCCGCTGATCATGGTGGCCATCTTCGGGCTGCTGAGCTGGCTCGTGCGCTCCTGGAAACTTGCCGTGGGCGTGGCCATCTCGTTCCTGCTGATCATCTCGATGAACCAGTGGGAGCAGGCCATGCAGACGCTGGCGCTCGTCCTGATCGCGACGCTCACGGCGGTGATCATCGCCGTGCCGCTGGGGATCTGGGCTGCCAGGAGCGACACGGTCAGCGCCATCCTGCGTCCGGTCCTCGACCTGATGCAGACCATGCCGGCCTTCGTCTACCTCATCCCGGCCGTGACGTTCTTCTCCATCGGCGTCGTGCCCGGCCTCTTCTCCACCATCATCTTCGCCCTGCCCCCCGGGGTCCGGCTCACCGAACTCGGGATCCGCCAGGTCGACTCCGAGACGGTGGAGGCTGGGCAGAGCTTCGGCGCCACGGACTGGGAGATCCTGACCGGGATCCAGTTGCCCCTGGCCGTTAGAAGCATCATGGCCGGCGTCAACCAGGTCATCATGCTGGCCCTCTCCATGGCTGTCATCGCCGGCATGGTCGGGGCCGACGGCCTCGGCAAGGAGGTCGTCTCCGCGCTCGCCACCATCAACATCGCCAAGGGTGCCGAGGCAGGTCTCGCGATCGTGTTCCTCGCGATCTTCCTTGACCGCTTCACCTCGGCGCTCGGGGCCCCTGCAGACCACAGCTCTTCGCTGCTCGCGACTTGGAAGAAGAAGCGCACAGCAAAGAGCATCCACGCAGCCACCGCTGCGTGA
- a CDS encoding spermidine synthase translates to MDRLHPDPEHPGAFWVRFGPTGQSWVDPARPDFLAFEYVQHIAMLLDHTVLDAPPERRLRVVHIGGAGMSLPRWIAWRRPHTAQVVCEPDAELTEEVRRKLPLPPRSGIKVRDVDGRAGLAAMPDEWADVVIVDAFDGAQVPGELATAEALDHLRRVVRDEAVVIYNVTDRAPFDWGKRLAGGLAERWPHLMIGMEPVVAKGKRFGNVVMAASVARPDAKGVERESLKLTIGYRWLTGRDARAWPGGALPLTDATAEPSPGPLGRGW, encoded by the coding sequence ATGGACCGTCTCCACCCCGACCCCGAGCATCCCGGAGCCTTCTGGGTCCGGTTCGGGCCGACGGGGCAGAGCTGGGTCGACCCTGCCCGCCCCGACTTCCTCGCGTTCGAATACGTGCAGCACATCGCGATGCTGCTCGACCACACGGTGCTCGACGCCCCGCCGGAGCGGAGGCTCCGGGTGGTCCACATCGGCGGCGCGGGGATGAGCCTGCCTCGGTGGATCGCCTGGCGCCGACCGCACACGGCCCAGGTGGTGTGCGAGCCGGATGCCGAACTCACGGAGGAGGTGCGGCGGAAGCTGCCGCTGCCTCCCCGGTCGGGGATCAAGGTTCGCGACGTCGACGGCCGGGCGGGGCTGGCGGCCATGCCCGACGAGTGGGCAGACGTCGTCATCGTCGACGCCTTCGACGGGGCCCAGGTGCCGGGCGAACTAGCGACTGCCGAGGCCCTCGACCATCTCCGTCGCGTGGTGCGCGATGAGGCGGTGGTGATCTACAACGTCACCGACCGCGCGCCGTTCGACTGGGGAAAGCGCCTGGCAGGAGGCCTGGCGGAACGGTGGCCGCACCTGATGATCGGGATGGAACCAGTGGTCGCCAAGGGCAAGCGATTCGGCAACGTCGTGATGGCCGCGAGCGTGGCGCGTCCGGACGCCAAAGGCGTCGAACGCGAGTCGCTGAAGCTGACGATCGGCTACCGGTGGCTGACGGGACGAGACGCGCGCGCCTGGCCCGGTGGCGCGCTTCCGTTGACCGACGCCACCGCCGAGCCGTCACCTGGACCCCTGGGGCGCGGCTGGTGA
- a CDS encoding MATE family efflux transporter yields MSLSRRVLALAVPAFAALLAHPLMLLADTWIVGRLGTLPLAGLGIGSGLLLTVVGLSVFLAYGSTSVVARQVGAGRRQRGIELGVQAMWLGAAMGAVLAVVMWVAAPWLSSALGATPDVLPHAVTYLRWSLPGLPLMLVMLAATGTFRGLADARTPLVLSVSVAVLNLALNVTFVYGFGMGIAGAALGTALAETLLGVTAAVLVARRATGLRLAPSLTQMRQSLAVGFPLWLRTVTLRAALLLTTYVAAVQGAAGLAAHHIAMNVWNLLAYALDAIAIAGQTIIATALGAGDRDDARASTRLMMRWSVIGGLVLGVAAIATREPIAAFFSTDPEVRRLVAQLLFVVGLTLGLAGYVYLLDGVLIGAGDGPYLAKAGLITLVVYAPLALIALRLETGLPALLWLWGSFTLGFMGARAVTLGLRARGETWMRLGDS; encoded by the coding sequence ATGAGTCTGAGCCGCCGCGTCCTTGCTTTGGCGGTGCCCGCGTTCGCCGCCCTCCTCGCGCATCCCCTCATGCTGCTGGCCGACACCTGGATCGTCGGGCGCCTCGGCACCCTGCCGCTCGCCGGTCTCGGCATCGGCAGCGGGCTTCTGCTCACCGTCGTCGGGCTCTCGGTCTTCCTGGCCTACGGGTCGACGTCGGTCGTTGCCCGACAGGTGGGGGCCGGCCGGCGCCAGCGCGGCATCGAACTAGGGGTCCAGGCCATGTGGCTGGGAGCGGCCATGGGTGCCGTGCTGGCGGTGGTCATGTGGGTGGCCGCGCCCTGGTTGTCCTCCGCCCTGGGCGCGACCCCCGACGTGCTGCCCCATGCAGTCACCTACCTGCGCTGGTCGCTGCCCGGGCTGCCGCTCATGCTCGTCATGCTGGCCGCCACAGGCACCTTCCGCGGCCTGGCCGACGCCCGGACCCCGCTCGTCCTCTCCGTCTCAGTGGCGGTGCTCAACCTGGCGCTCAATGTCACGTTCGTCTACGGCTTCGGCATGGGAATCGCGGGGGCCGCGCTCGGCACCGCCCTGGCCGAGACCCTGCTGGGGGTGACCGCGGCGGTTCTGGTGGCACGCCGCGCCACGGGACTGCGGCTGGCACCCTCGCTCACGCAGATGCGGCAGAGCCTCGCCGTGGGATTCCCACTCTGGCTGCGCACCGTGACGCTGCGGGCCGCACTGCTGCTGACCACCTACGTGGCCGCCGTCCAAGGCGCTGCGGGGCTGGCCGCCCACCACATCGCCATGAACGTCTGGAACCTCCTCGCCTACGCCCTGGACGCCATCGCGATCGCGGGGCAGACGATCATTGCGACGGCGTTGGGGGCCGGAGACCGGGACGACGCCCGGGCCTCGACGAGGCTCATGATGCGGTGGTCGGTAATCGGCGGTCTCGTCCTCGGGGTAGCCGCCATCGCAACCCGCGAACCGATCGCCGCGTTCTTCTCCACGGACCCGGAGGTGCGCCGCCTCGTCGCTCAGCTGTTGTTCGTCGTCGGCCTGACGCTCGGGCTCGCGGGCTACGTGTACCTCCTCGACGGCGTACTGATCGGGGCCGGCGACGGCCCCTACCTCGCCAAGGCAGGCCTCATCACGCTGGTGGTGTATGCGCCTCTGGCACTGATCGCGCTCAGGCTGGAGACAGGGCTTCCCGCGCTGCTGTGGCTGTGGGGCTCTTTCACCCTGGGCTTCATGGGAGCCCGAGCTGTAACCCTCGGGTTACGGGCCCGAGGAGAGACCTGGATGCGCCTCGGAGACAGCTAG
- a CDS encoding fatty acid desaturase family protein — protein sequence MTTTATRPNRITTTTPQARADVSSSGKANPIAHLSPADIEAIGRELDELRDEVLASRGASDAAYIRKVIRTQRILEAGSRIVLLFSKFPPAFFGGTAGLTVAKIIENTEIGHNILHGQWDWMRDDKIHSSTWEWDFASPAEQWKRSHNVEHHTYTNVVGMDNDLGYNILRVDPDQEWEFKHVFQPVTNFFTALFFEYGIAAYDLKLKEWKDGSHPHEEFMADLKVVLAKMRKQMTKDYLVHPLLSGTSALSTLAANAIANTLRNVWTHSVIFCGHFPEGVETFETESIEGETRGEWYVRQMLGSANISGSKLMHIMTGNLSHQIEHHLFPDLPSNRYSQIAPRIRDLMERHGLRYVTGPLPVQVASAWRKVFRYSLPNKRDGVSQWREVAETAREAIGEAVRNTRGMWRPRRAAVTA from the coding sequence ATGACCACAACGGCGACCCGTCCCAACCGCATCACCACCACGACCCCGCAGGCTCGCGCCGACGTCTCGTCGAGCGGCAAGGCGAACCCCATCGCCCACCTGAGCCCGGCCGACATCGAGGCGATCGGACGTGAACTCGACGAGCTGCGCGATGAGGTGCTGGCCAGCCGCGGCGCGTCCGACGCCGCCTACATCCGCAAGGTCATCCGCACTCAGCGCATCCTCGAGGCTGGCAGCCGGATCGTGCTGCTGTTCTCGAAGTTCCCGCCCGCCTTCTTCGGGGGCACCGCCGGGCTGACCGTGGCCAAGATCATCGAGAACACCGAGATCGGCCACAACATCCTCCACGGGCAGTGGGACTGGATGCGCGACGACAAGATCCACTCCAGCACCTGGGAGTGGGACTTCGCCTCGCCTGCGGAGCAGTGGAAGCGCTCGCACAACGTCGAGCACCATACCTACACCAACGTCGTCGGCATGGACAACGACCTGGGCTACAACATCCTGCGCGTCGACCCCGACCAGGAGTGGGAGTTCAAGCACGTGTTCCAGCCGGTCACGAACTTCTTCACCGCGTTGTTCTTCGAGTACGGCATCGCCGCGTACGACCTGAAGCTCAAGGAGTGGAAGGACGGCAGCCACCCGCACGAGGAGTTCATGGCCGACCTCAAGGTGGTGCTGGCGAAGATGCGCAAGCAGATGACGAAGGATTATCTCGTCCACCCATTGCTCTCGGGCACCTCGGCCCTGTCGACCCTGGCCGCGAACGCGATCGCCAACACGCTGCGCAACGTCTGGACGCACTCCGTGATCTTCTGCGGCCACTTCCCCGAGGGGGTGGAGACCTTCGAAACCGAGTCCATCGAGGGGGAGACCCGCGGCGAGTGGTACGTCCGCCAGATGCTGGGCTCGGCAAACATCTCCGGCTCGAAGCTCATGCACATCATGACGGGCAACCTGTCCCACCAGATCGAGCACCACCTCTTCCCGGACCTGCCCAGCAACCGGTACTCCCAGATCGCCCCTCGCATCCGCGACCTCATGGAACGCCACGGCCTGCGCTACGTCACGGGGCCGCTGCCCGTGCAGGTGGCCTCGGCCTGGCGCAAGGTGTTCAGGTACTCCCTGCCGAACAAGCGCGACGGGGTCAGCCAGTGGCGTGAGGTTGCCGAGACGGCCCGCGAGGCCATCGGCGAGGCGGTGCGCAACACCCGCGGGATGTGGCGCCCTCGTCGGGCGGCCGTGACGGCCTGA
- the pdxH gene encoding pyridoxamine 5'-phosphate oxidase, whose product MTLHDVRRDYSGEALPDDLAGFDPWLFLQGWVDDALEADEAEPTAMVLSTSGADGRPRSRVVLAKEVTPSGIVFFTHLDSPKGREIAAAPGASAVFWWPTLMRQVRVVGAVERLTREDDEAYFASRPRPSQVGAWASHQSAPLASREDLKKAVAEAESRFSGGPVPCPPNWGGYRIVADEIEFWQGQPSRLNDRVRCTVDSDGWSCTRLQP is encoded by the coding sequence ATGACTCTCCACGATGTGCGGCGCGACTACTCGGGTGAGGCGCTCCCCGACGATCTCGCGGGGTTCGACCCCTGGCTCTTTCTCCAGGGCTGGGTCGATGACGCGCTCGAGGCCGACGAGGCGGAGCCAACGGCGATGGTCCTCTCGACGTCGGGCGCGGACGGGCGTCCCCGGTCCCGCGTGGTGCTCGCCAAAGAGGTGACACCGTCGGGGATCGTGTTCTTCACTCATCTCGATTCGCCCAAGGGTCGCGAGATCGCGGCTGCCCCCGGGGCGTCGGCAGTGTTCTGGTGGCCGACGCTCATGCGGCAGGTCCGCGTGGTCGGCGCCGTCGAGCGCCTCACCCGCGAGGACGACGAGGCGTATTTCGCCTCGCGGCCCCGACCCAGCCAGGTGGGTGCCTGGGCCTCGCACCAGTCTGCGCCGCTGGCCAGCCGGGAGGACCTGAAGAAGGCTGTGGCTGAAGCGGAGTCCCGATTTTCGGGCGGCCCGGTGCCCTGCCCGCCCAACTGGGGTGGCTATCGCATCGTCGCGGACGAGATCGAGTTCTGGCAGGGCCAGCCGAGCCGCCTGAACGACCGGGTCCGGTGCACGGTGGACAGCGACGGGTGGTCCTGCACTCGCCTGCAGCCATGA
- a CDS encoding PQQ-dependent sugar dehydrogenase yields the protein MRKLAPVALATLALVACSGTPEPATAPPSTVGPTTSAPAASPSATTSATTAQSPSPATSAASAVPETHELEVTVHDTFDEPWAMAWLPGTDALVITERGGTMKLRDASGVREVSGVPEVVVAGQGGLGDVIPGPTFTTDGTVYLSWVEAGDGGTGAVVGTAKLDVSAAALSDVAVIWEQRPKVDGDGHFAHRLAIQDDHLFVSSGDRQKMDPAQELDSTLGKILRLTLDGQPAADNPFSGEDAPVAQQFYSMGHRNPLGLAFDADGRLWSTEMGPKGGDELNLIQPGANYGWPVASNGSHYGGGEIPDHTDGDGFEPPKVFWTPSISPGSLMIYQGTLFPAWTGDAFIGGLSGEVLIRVDLDGETATEAENWPMGSRIRALSEGPDGAIWVLEDGPGARLLELRPS from the coding sequence ATGAGAAAGCTGGCTCCCGTTGCTCTGGCCACCCTCGCACTCGTCGCCTGCTCGGGCACCCCCGAGCCCGCCACCGCTCCGCCGTCGACGGTGGGCCCCACCACGTCTGCCCCCGCGGCGAGCCCGTCGGCCACCACTTCAGCGACCACCGCGCAGTCGCCCTCGCCGGCCACCAGCGCCGCCTCGGCCGTCCCCGAGACCCACGAGCTCGAGGTCACGGTGCATGACACCTTCGACGAGCCGTGGGCCATGGCCTGGCTACCCGGCACAGACGCCCTCGTCATCACGGAACGCGGCGGCACCATGAAACTGCGTGACGCCTCCGGCGTCAGGGAGGTCTCGGGCGTACCTGAGGTCGTCGTCGCGGGGCAGGGCGGTCTCGGCGACGTCATCCCCGGGCCCACGTTCACCACCGACGGCACCGTGTATCTCAGCTGGGTCGAGGCCGGTGACGGCGGCACCGGCGCCGTGGTCGGCACCGCGAAGCTCGACGTTTCCGCCGCCGCCCTCAGCGACGTCGCGGTCATCTGGGAGCAGCGACCGAAGGTCGATGGCGACGGCCACTTCGCCCACCGCCTGGCCATCCAGGACGACCACCTGTTCGTCTCCTCCGGAGACCGCCAGAAGATGGATCCGGCCCAGGAGCTCGACTCGACGCTGGGCAAGATCCTGCGGCTCACTCTCGACGGCCAGCCCGCCGCCGACAACCCGTTCTCCGGCGAGGACGCCCCTGTGGCCCAGCAGTTCTACTCGATGGGGCACCGCAATCCGCTGGGCTTGGCCTTCGACGCCGACGGTCGCCTCTGGTCGACGGAAATGGGGCCCAAGGGGGGCGACGAGCTCAACCTCATCCAGCCCGGTGCCAACTACGGCTGGCCGGTGGCGTCCAACGGCTCCCACTATGGCGGCGGGGAGATTCCCGACCACACCGACGGGGACGGCTTCGAACCCCCCAAGGTCTTCTGGACCCCGTCGATCTCCCCGGGCTCGCTCATGATTTATCAGGGCACCCTGTTTCCGGCCTGGACCGGGGACGCCTTCATCGGCGGCCTCTCCGGCGAGGTCCTGATCCGCGTCGACCTCGACGGCGAGACCGCCACCGAGGCTGAGAACTGGCCGATGGGCTCCCGTATCCGTGCGCTGTCCGAGGGCCCCGACGGTGCCATCTGGGTCCTCGAAGACGGGCCCGGCGCTCGTCTGCTCGAACTTCGTCCCAGCTGA